The Malus domestica chromosome 17, GDT2T_hap1 genome contains the following window.
CACCCTCTAACCTCTACTTtcccaataaaaaaaacctaagccTTCTTGCACTACAACTCTTCATCTTTTCACTCATCTAGCCATCGATTTCATCTCTATTGGTCCAATTTTGGCGACTCTCTCTCTCCGGAGTCCATCTCATCTTCTCCTTCATCAAATTGGAATGTCTTTCTCCATGGCTTTGTCTATCAAGttaatttttgtacaattttaaagAATGTAGAGATGGAATTTAGGAATCtttgtactattttttttaGGGATATGGGTTCTTTCAGCAATTCTTCCATTTATTTACTTCTTGTTTCTTAAATGAATCTCTATAAAATtctcataattaaataaaaaagttttaaaaaccCAAGGGGAGTGGCCAAAACACGTTTGgaccttgaattgggttggaaaaaaatatcaaattttggcccaaaacaaagtggtaattaccattaccataccaTGTCAACCGAACTATTTAGCATGCCAAaattcggtataccgaaagtttgacACGGTAATAGTAATAGGTTTTGTCATACCAAAAAtttggtatggtaattggtACATGGGTTTTGGTAGGGTGATCTTATCAATACCACCCCTAATCCTAGCTACATAGTCTGCTCCTTTGTTGACCAAAAAGCTTTGAGAACAGAGGTCCCTTTATTTGTGTACAAGTTAGTAAGCCTGATTAATAATCTAATAATCTCGTTTTCTTGATTTTGCAAACTGTGGAGTGACGGATAATATTTTGTTTGCGGTTtgatttatttttgctaatAGTGACTTCTTTGACTTTCTAATACTAAAATCTaattttgaaaatattaaataaatatactACCATCGAATCAATATACCCTTCTAAATGAGAGCAACGAGAACAATTTTCATAACACGAGTATACAATCATTTTATGATGTAAAATGTCACGATGACAATATATTTCTGCTATGAAAGTCTTCATTCTAAAAAATATTCTAATTGACCCCTATTTATGAATTTATGAGAAGAAATACTATATGTTGTAAAAAGTTCGATAATCTACTCTTAGTTCACGTTCTTGTCTAAACTACAATTGTATCATTCATTTTGATATTAAAGAACAGTAATATGGTATTCCAAACTACTCCAATTAACGAGAAGAAATTGAACACAGTGCGgcaattaaaacaaattttgtattgtagTCCATACCTACTCTATATATATCAAACTAAAAAAAAGTATAGAATCGAACACACAACATTGATCGGATTAAGTATTTGATGTTTTCACCTTTACTCTTTGGTTATAGGCATTGGTTTTGATATGACAGTTGTATTTGGCCCAACTGGTCTCCAGGAAAGGGTCCAAGAGAACGAAATTTCTTTCGATGCCATTTCGAAGAAAGCTATTTCTGGTTAATTAGTACAACATTCCGACAAAATAAATCTCTAGTTGGAAGTACCCTTTAAACAATAAGACGCGATAAACCAGCTgaagttgtttttgttttctcattGTGTTTTGATGTACCTTACAACATCAGTTACTAATATTGTGAGATTATGGCTTGATCTGCATCTGATTTGTCTCAACTGAATGCATCTTTGCCTCTAATCTGATCTTGGAAATGAAGGTTTAACTATGGTAGTACCTGAAACTTCTTCCATGTGTCGATGAGAGCAGCGAGACTCTTTGTAGAACTACCGTCATCTCCAACCGCCCTTCTAGCCTCGTCTCTAATGTGCAATGcttgcaacttcaacaaatcgTTTCCCATTATCTCACTAACCGTCTGTGCAATGTCCTCTGCTTTCACCACCGTCTCCCTATCACCCCAACCCCAACTCTTATCCCACGTTCCGAGTCCAATTCTCTCCACCAAATCCGCATTGACTTTCTGATCCCCATGTTGCGGCCATGCTAATACGCGCACACCGTTCCAGAGAGCCTCAGACAAAGAGTTCCAGCCACAGTGACTTAAAAACCCACCGATGGCCGGATGGCTCAATATCTCCTCCTGGTTCAGCCAGTTCTTCACTGCCAATCCATTTTTCTTCACCCTCTCCAATAATCCCTCTCCAAGCACCTCAGTCAGTTTCTCGTCATCTTCGATGTCAACTTTCTTATCCTTCACCGCCCACAGAAACCTGCAACCGCTCCTCACCAAGCCATCACCCAACTCTCTAATTTGCTCCCTGGACATGGCAGTCCTGCTCCCAAAGCTGACATAGAGCACTGACCCAGTTGCTTGATCATTAAGCCATTGCAGTTGTTGGCTTGTCTCGAAGAAACATGGCGCTAGCGGTCCAATGGAAATTACTGACGGTAGTTTTCTCAATACTTTGCCTTCATTTAGTGCTGCCAAAGTCTCACTCTCTATACTTTCACATGTGTTCACCAAAATTCCGCTTGATTCTGTCATTTTCTTACCATTCTCTATGAAAAAGGTCTTCAGCAAATTGTTACTTTCCTGCAGCAGTGGTGGAGGGATCCGTGATTTTGGTATTGGCCCCAAACCCGGAACTTGGAGATCATCTTTTATAGTGTGATTAGGGCCAAGCATGGTGTGGAAGGACACATAAAGTGTCAACATTTTGGCAGATGATGTGAAGAAAATGTAGTTTGGAAGTCCGAGAGAATCGGTTATAGGAAGAACCGTGGAGGTGAAGCTCATGTCTGTGATCATAGCGGAGAGAGGTGGAGAGAGTGAAGATAGAAGAGGAGAGAGCAGGTGAGAAGAGCGGCGAATCAATTCAAAATGGTAGTAAAAAGGGTCTTCGGAATTGGCACAGGACTCGTCCAGTGGAAGGAGATGAAGTTGCTTTCGAGTAATTTGTGGGAAGGCCATGAGAAAGTTTGACAAACTCTGTGACTCAGCAAGTGAGACGGTTGGATTTGGAGTGATGAAAGTGACACAAACATCATGTGATGCTAGTAACGCTGCAAGCCGAAGGAAGGGCGTGAGATGACCCATTCCGGCACTTGGAAGGAGAGCTACATGAGGGACTCGTAGATCACCGGAATCTGACATTTTAATGGAAAATGATGGTTTGCTAAGGGAAAGTAGATTAGCTTTAGAGCAGGGCATATTTCATATTTGTACTGATGAAGGCTGAGGCAGGTGCACTGAATGTACATGTGTAGTCAAATGACTCACGTCTATGACCAAAAGATGGTTTGAATATGCATATGCTTAGTCAAATGGGCCACGTCTAGCAGGAAAGGACAAGTAAATATCTAAGTTTTCTTGGATGCCAAGAAAGTTTGAACTAGTAAATTAGAAAAGCGACCTACTCAGTTTTTTGCCACAATACTCAGCTAAAAGATTTTAGTTTTAGGAGGtaatcttaattttcaaatttttgctAAGCCAACATCCATACATCTAGGctcaaattttacttgaagaCGTGATGCAGTTTTAATAGAAAATTATAGCCAAAGGAGGTGGTCTCTGCAAAAATTGATCTTCAGTGTCAAAAAGTGGTAAATTATTTGTAGAAATAGATTTAGAAACATCTATAAGGACAACACGATTTAACTCGTAATCTCAAAAGATCACACACGGTGAtgtcaaaacaaaaaatattttgctTGATAAGAAatcttaaaatatttgattggtGTTGCTCATATTGAAGCTGAGAACACAACGGAAATGACTGGTGAAATTGGTATACCCTTCGATAAAATGATGCTAGAGATTCTAGATCTTTTAAAATAGAAGATTGTTATGCTCGTAAATTcgctattatatatataataattctcCTTGTTTACATCTTTGTCTTACTCTTCTATATAGGTTTTAcattatatttgtgtttttgtaggTTGTAACAAGTAAAGAGTGCAAAATGAGCTAAAAAGGCTTTTATAATCCTATGTCCTTTTTATTAGCAGTTTTAACCAGTTGAAGAAAGCCAAAAAGTCTGAGAGAAAGTAAATTAAAAGTCTTTTTAATATAATGAGACTTTAAAGCTCATTAAGCTTGATAAGGAAAAGAAGGCTAATTGCCTTGTCGGTTACAACTAGAAGGGGAATGAAGGAGGATCCCTAATCAGACCAGCAGAAGGGAAGTGAGATACAAAAAAACAGAaatacaaaagagaaaaaaaagatagGCAGCAACAGCCACCAAAAAAGAGGAGGCAACCACGACAGAAGGGAGAAAAAGGAAGGACCAATGCACCGTTCTACAATTCGTCATCGAagagtttcttcttctccttttactttctgttttgtttgtctTTGCTGTCTATTTACATTATGAGTAACTAAATTTCATAGTTGGGACTTGGTTGAAGTCCTAATCATGTTTCCTTGAGTATTTTTGATACACTTTTGTTACAAGATAATTTGTTGATGCTTTAGTGATTAATTTCAGTTTTAATTCCAATCTtattgagttattttatgattgatcACCATGGAATAACTTTGTAATTGAGTTTGTTACATGGGTAAATTTGGATGATCGAGTCTTGTACCCATACCGAGTAACAAGAGAACTAGTTACAGTTCTTGGAATTAATTATCACAAATAACCGGAATAGATACCATGTTCTAGGATTCATGTGTTTGTCGATGTCCATTGTATTATGCTTTCTCGGAGTGTAACTTAGTAGACACCATGCTAAATACTTCGAGAATGAAAAGAGTTAGTGTAGACACTCATGCCTAATTCGTTGTTTAGGGAAATCAATAGCTTAAAGAGTAGATACCATGCATTTAGATTGACAAACGTAAAGCATCAAAATTTGTTTTGTATCATAGTGTGTATCAGTTGTTTAGGTGAAAAAGGTTAGAGATGGAAGTCAAAGTCCTAACCGTTCAAACATCGTTTTCAAAACTCTTATTGCCAATTACTTTTATTTGCCTATGTTCTTTATATTGTGCTTTTATACTTAAACTTAAGACATCTTAAACTATTTTGTTAAACCTTTACTTGCATATTTGCTAGTTTtgtgaattaattaatttaaattgttaggAATCATACTCTAGATACATATTAGTGCAATCCTCATGGGAATGATCTCGTACTTGCTTTCTATATTATGTGTTTGATCTTGTGCACTTGTGAGTTTAAAatgtgcaattagtagcttaatATTTAGGTTGCTAAATGCATAACAAAGATTGATAAGATGtgatgactatagctttgacaTGTTGCGACATGCCTTACCAAAACCTTAACTTTGCTAATGTATTACTTGAAGTTTCTTGACAAAGTTACCAGCCATGAATCCCCAGATGTTGGCCAAGTCCTTTAGGAAACATCATGAGTAGGTCCTGGGATGTAAGTGTATATAAACGTCCTGAAATCGGCAATGTGTTGATCATACATTCAAGAATAAGGTGATCAAATTTGGGATATTCTGCAAGAAAGATTCAGTTGAGGCAATTGTTAGGAACTAATTGGACAAAATTACCATGTTTATGCAACTATTTTCGTAATTTCCCTAAAACCACCCAGCCAACGATTGAAAATGAACCATTCTTGATTCCAACTACGTACCATAATCCCTTCACAGGTGGTAAGGATTTCAACGTTAGCATCAATTAGTGTAGTTATTTACCGTATATACATGAAAACTAACTTTGTATGGCTATGTTAGCTTTGAAATGATTACCGGAAAAGACGAGAACTTTTCGTTTGGTATTATACAAGAAATGGGGATGAGTCTTGAGATGCACTTTCAAGTTTGTATGGAAATTCTTTCTGCTCTTATTACTCATTTGGGCTTCACAATTATCTTGAACAAAATCGTCACACCAACTATGTGACAAACGCATATTAATTTTTACACATTGTTTACATGACACAATTTTACAACGAAAAACTATGATTCTCATTATTAAAAAGGCGATGACACATCAACAATCAGTTCCATAGCCCAACTACAACATATTATATCGAATTTGAGATTGAAAAGTTACATGAAACTTCAACTTAAGAACATAAATTTCAAGGATATATTAGTTCTTCTGCATCAAATATTCCAAAACTTCATTGAGCACCTTCTCAGATTTCCCACCAATGGCAGTAGCCTTCTTAGCCTCTTCCCCCACCTTCCTAGCCAAACCCCTCAGCTTCTTATCCTCCATCAACTCAACAATCTTCCTCCCTATCGCTTCCCCACACACCACCCCTCCAAGCCCCCAACTCCAACTCCTCTCCCATATTCCCAACCCCGCCGTCTCCACCACCTCCGCATTCACGCTCTGATCCCCATGCTGCGGCCACGCCAGCACCGGTACCCCTTTTCGCGCTGCCTCCATAACCGAATTCCAACGGCTGCGTGCTCGAGAATGTCCTGCTGGCTCACCCACCCCTTCATTACTACTCCCCTGCCTTTTGTCCTGTCCAAAAACGGCTCCCCAAGCAGGACTTTCAGATCTTCCTTGTCGTCTTTGTCGACCTTACTTGTTTTGAGCACCCACAAAAACCTATATCCGCTCCTTTCCAACCCATTTGCGAGCTCTTTAATCTGCTCATTGGACATGGCTGTTCTGCTTCCGAAACTCACGTAAACTACTGACTGTGCCGGCTGGCTGTCTAGCCATGACAGATAGTTTCCATCTTCATCCTGCTCTTTCTTGGCCTCGAAGGTATCTAACGGTCCTATCGGAAGAAACGGTGGGAGATTTTCTAAAACTCTCCCACTATTTATAGCTGCTAGAGTATCCGGTTCGAAATCTTCAAAAGTGTTCATTAGGAtccctttggatttggaaaaagctCGAGAATTTGTGATGAGTAGTGATGTGAAAAAATGATTAGGGTTTTTATATGAAGGAGGAATGCTTCCTATAGGCAATGGAGCGATTCCGGGGACGTTGACTTCTTTCAGATCGGTTGCAAAACAGGAAGGGTTCGATAGAAGGGTTGGGAGGTAGGCCATGAGGCAGGAAAATCTACATGAGCCGGTAAAGATGATGTAGTTGGGGACGCCGAGGTCGGCGGCGACTGGGGTAATAGTAGAAGCCACTACAAAGTCGGAAAATATAGCTGAGACGGGCGAGGATGAGGCGGCAAGCAAAGGGTAGAGAAGGTGGACGGAGCGGGTGGTGGCTTCGAATTGGAGGAAGAAAGGATCGTCGGTGGTGGGATCGGGGGAGGAAATGGCTTGGAACTCAACGTGGTTGACTTTTGGATGTTGGGATAGGAAGAAGGAAATGTGGGCGGACTCAGCGGCCGAGACAGAAGGACGGGCGG
Protein-coding sequences here:
- the LOC103410171 gene encoding UDP-glycosyltransferase 708G1-like, whose protein sequence is MPCSKANLLSLSKPSFSIKMSDSGDLRVPHVALLPSAGMGHLTPFLRLAALLASHDVCVTFITPNPTVSLAESQSLSNFLMAFPQITRKQLHLLPLDESCANSEDPFYYHFELIRRSSHLLSPLLSSLSPPLSAMITDMSFTSTVLPITDSLGLPNYIFFTSSAKMLTLYVSFHTMLGPNHTIKDDLQVPGLGPIPKSRIPPPLLQESNNLLKTFFIENGKKMTESSGILVNTCESIESETLAALNEGKVLRKLPSVISIGPLAPCFFETSQQLQWLNDQATGSVLYVSFGSRTAMSREQIRELGDGLVRSGCRFLWAVKDKKVDIEDDEKLTEVLGEGLLERVKKNGLAVKNWLNQEEILSHPAIGGFLSHCGWNSLSEALWNGVRVLAWPQHGDQKVNADLVERIGLGTWDKSWGWGDRETVVKAEDIAQTVSEIMGNDLLKLQALHIRDEARRAVGDDGSSTKSLAALIDTWKKFQVLP